The sequence TACACACAGCAATACACTGGTAACagcaaattatgtttaaccatgtatccagctaatttctatagctcacattactgtattgtgtaaaCAGTTAAACCGCGTTTTCtttgcagggtgcaaatgttccaccaaaacaagttcctttccgatGTGTCtggagtttagcaccgcccaagacaattttgattggtttaaagaaatgcaaacaacccctGACcgttttttctcctatccaggaGTGTCTGCTcctgttgccagaccttctgcagcgctgtggagatataGGTCTGGCAACGTGAGACTATACAGCACTGATGGCAATGCTGATAGTTTTCAAGTCATTGTGATTGCACCATGTGTCTACTTTCCCCCAGGATTCATCTGTAATAGTGTTCCATTACCACCACTCTCTGAATAAAATGAGCTTGTATTGCTTCAATTCAAATGGaaacttttcttatttttatagCTAGGGAAATCTTGATTGCTTCCGACTGAGATGATGACTGTCACACAGTGTTGTCCCAGGCAACACTCTTTTTTAGCTATCCAGTTTGATATTGACATTAACTATTTCTCCATTTAAAATTGCCTTGTAATTGCCACATTTAAACAGATAACATTATCAAAATTAAAACGATGCACGTTTCACTCTGTCAAATTTGGGCTTGATTTTGACATCTGTTTCTGTACCATTAATGTATTTCTAAGCTACATATTCAATAAAATCTGATCTGTTCATTCCCATTCCTTGTTCAGGACATGGGTGCTGATGAGCTGTCAGAGTGTGTGCAGGACTTCTACCAGAACCTCTCAGACCGCCTCCACACCCAGTTCAAGGGTACTGCTTAACTCTTACACTTAAGAAGAATATGAACAGTGAATATCACTTACATTATTCAGTGTGAAATGTCTTTGCTCGGCATATCTTTGATCTTTGTGCTTCTGTTCCTAGGTTCATCAGATCAGGTAGAGAGTGTTATGGATGAAGTGGAGAAGTACATGATGACTCGTCTCTACAAGGATGTCTTCTGTCCTGAGACCACAGATGATGAGAGGAAAGACCTGGCCATTCAGAAGAGAATCAGGTTAGCAAAGAAAAGTTTTAATGATGCTTAAATTTGCTTCTCAGATAATCCTTCAATTCTATGCATTACCATTGAGCAccagaaaacacatttgcagGTGAAATGGCTGCAACTCAGTCGTTATTGTGATGTGTTACAGAGCCTTGCATTGGGTCACTATTGAGATGCTGTGCGTTCCTGTAGACGAGGAGATTGCTGAGGTGTCGGACAGTGTAGTCAAAGCCATCACAGGTAAGTCTCATTATTTTTCAGAAGGTCATGTTAGGACATCCCCTTGTTATCTTGGCAGTAGCTTTCTAGCAAGATTTTCAGATTAAACTATTTTGTTATTCTTCTCAAATTCCGGCATCATTCCAGATGTGATTGAAATGGATTCAAAGTGTGTGCCCAAGGAGAAGCTGGCATGCATCACCCGTTGCAGCAAGCACATCTTCAACGCCATCAAAATCAGCAAGAAAGAGGCTGCGTCTGCAGATGACTTCCTCCCCACGCTCATCTACATTGTGCTGAAAGCAAACCCACCGCGACTGCAGTCCAACATCCAGTACATCACCCGGTTCAGCAACCCCAGCAGACTGATGACTGGAGAGGACGGTTACTACTTCACTAATCTGGTGAGGAAATAAGTGCACGCTTGCATTTATGTGGTTTATTGTGTGTGTCCCTAAGTTTCcgtttccaattttttttttgaagaagtTGTGGTTCTGTCAAATTGTGGTGTTATCAAGCGCCTATCACCGGTGCTGAAAAATGAAGCCAATGCAGAAACACCTTTCTTAATAATTCAATACTGTTCAATACTTTATAACCAATTATATGAGGGACACAATAGAGAGATGTGGAATAACAAGCAACAAAGGTGCCCGGCCGGACACAACCGTTACTGTTCTATGGGGCCTTAATCCATTAGTGTTTTACATATTAataatttatctatttatttattttaagaattATTTTGGGCATTTCAGCCTTTAATGGaaaggacagctaggtgagaaaggggaagacatgcaggaaatcgtcgaCTCGAGCCCTGGACCTTCTGGGTCAAGGCATACACCTCTATAGATGTGCGCCTgttctaccgactgagctaacccggctaccatttaaatacaaaaaagtttttataaaaGTTTCATCATATTTGCTTTTCAGGTCTGATGTTCTTCTGGTGTCGtctgtgttgtgattggtcaacaactaatttcattttcatatttttgtcaGTGTAAATTGGTCATGTTCACAAACCTATTCACATTAAAAAGGTCTAAAATAAGATCTGATTGTGTGAGATGCGCCAACTGTCCAATAAAAACCGAATGGaaaaaagtaacttttttaaatctcagtGATTCTGTAATCACAGACTGATGATATCCATGTGAGTTTTTCTTGTACTGACCTTCCACATCCCTCTCCCCAGTGCTGTGCGGTGGCCTTCATTGAGAAGCTGGACGGCCAGTCTCTGAACCTGAGCTCTGAGGAGTTTGACCTGTACATGTCGGGCCAGGCATCCCCCCACTGGCCACAGTCCACTGGAGCTTCTTCCTGCTCCCCAGGCAGCGCCGCTCTCAGTCAGGTCCACAAACGTCTGGATGTGCTAACAGGGCTCGGGGAAAGGCAGGAGAGGGTCATGGAGAAGGCTCGCCAGTTGGAGAGCGACCTCATCGACTGGACAGACGAAGTGGAGCAGAAGGTGCAGAGCGTTCTGGAGAGCTTTccagcagagacacaaaaccCTACTGCGACCCCGGCTAGCGGGACAGCTTCTGCAGCATCATCAGCAATCGACTCTGATAATGTTGAGAATGAGCACCTGCCCCCACCACTGCAACCGCAAGTGTTTGCTGGCTGATATGCTCTGCTTCAATGAATAAAGAATAGACCTCTGGAGACTTTACGTCACCCTTTCCCTTTTCCCTGGTGTTAAATGTTGCTGTCCGTATGCACATACAAGAGCCATCCGATATGGACCCTCTTTCCACTCCGGCCATTTTTattccattcatccatccatagtCCAAGACGCCCTGAAATTACACTGAACAGCAACAGAACtattaaattaaaggaatagtaTGGCAGAGAGtttgatgagaagatcaatggcctctctcatgtctgtacagtaaGTATGATGCTTAGCTTAGAATGAAGGCTTGACACAAGCCTGGCTTTGTCAAAAGATAACAAAGAGCAATGTCCCAGAGAGAGTGCCAGCGACCACTTTCCCTTTAAGCATTTTGCCCTTGCAACAGTTCCGGTGCAGGTTTTGTGGGAAAGCCCTGATGTTTTGCTTCTATTTCAGTTTCAGGAAAAGCGGACTTGTTCTGGCATCCTTGACCCAGTCATGTCCTTTGGTGTTCCCAGGCTATTTGGGAAATATAACCCCAGCGTGCTGTGAATGGTGCTTTCTCTTTTCACAGATTGGCATCCAGGAGACACATCTGTTGGTCACCCTTGTAGTTACATTTAAGCAGACGGTATAAATTGTTGGATGTGATTTTTAAACATGCTTCTGTTATTATTCGCAGCTTTtcagaatttgtttttgtttctataaTGTGATGTCCATAGTTAAATTGACCAGTGGAAGCTCAAATGGACACACAAAACCTTACAGCCCAAGTAACCCCTAATAGGGAGTTTCCAGTCAAATATGTGGCAAAGGGAAATTAAGAAATCTTTGTAATGCAAAACTTAACTTCCCCTCAGTCAAATAACCCTCCAGCTCATGCTTGTAATTTGTGCTGTGTTTACTGTGTATTTCCCTGTCTaacagagaaatagagagatgtGTGACAGTTGTGCATGcggtaaaatgtgtgtgtgaatgtgttgcaTTGTCATGTTCCGTTAATGTCTGTAAATCATGAAGTTGTGTGTATGGATATTGTGGACTTATTTTCGTGGCAGACCTCACTCTCCAGCCATAAGCTGGATGTACagaagtgattttatttttctatttagtGGCAGGTATCAATTATTTTGGATGCCAAAGGAAATATTAACCCTGTAATATTTACAGTAGTACTCTGGTTTTAAAGAACATTGTTTGAAGATGTGTTACATTGTTACATTTCTAATGATTGAATAGTAAAGTCTTCATCTATATTTTCTAGAGGGTGTCCTATCAAAAGAAAATCAGTTTTTAGGTgatttgttttgggtttttatgCTCCGTTGGAGCTGTTGTATTAAGACGGTGAGAAGTCAAAGACAATGCTGTATTCTGTAACACAATAAGTTCCTAAGTTGCTTTACTAGTGCAGAAAAATTGATATAACCTaaccaattttatttattttgaagcacttttctgtttgacttttttgaatCTCTTAATTTAGAAGTACATTTAATGAAGGACATAGTGGCTGTATCCAGTTAAAAGGATAACTGGTGAAAACAGTGTTGTTTaacagtgtctctgtatttggCAGTCATGTACAGAGTGGCAGAAGTGGTTGGGAGAGTTGTTTGTTATCCTTTGCTCATGAGCTAAGATTTCCTTGTGTTCCTAGTATTTAATCCTTTTTATTCCTGTTAGCAGCACGTATAGTTAATGTGCAGTTGCTGTCCAAAATTAGTTTGGGAACGGACTTTTAATGCAACCCTAAACAATAGCTTGAATAACttaatattgcactgtatgcaCAAGCCATTTATCAGGTATTTTACGGACGTTTGTTATTGTTTCACATGGGAGAAAGTAACGCAATACtgtcttttatttaaatgtaacttaTTGGGGCAGTATTGGTTTATTTGCCCCTATGGGTGTGTGATGATGATTAATAAAACTTGAAAATGCATGTGCATTCGGGTGCAGTTCCTCTTCATCGTGTAGTTTCATGTAACTTGTGATTTTGCAAGCTAGGAATAAATAAGGAGTTGGCACACTGATAATTATATGGGTACTATTTTTACAGTTCTGGATCATGGTGGagtaaggaaaaaaataataattgtaaaaactgTACAAAATATAACATTCTGCAATTCATGAACCTTTTCCGCCAGTGAATTgaatatattattttcattttgcagaCGAAACGTTTGTAAATGTATTAAGTACTGTCAGATTTGCtgtatagtaaataataaagcCTAAATACAGTGGAACAGATGTactatttaaaataataaaacagttagGAAATACATTATAAAGCTGTAAACAATATATTTGATAGTAAATTAAAGTAAGAGGACTTTTTAGTATGAATTTATTTGCGTGTCCTCTATTCTTCTAGCTGCTTGTGGTGTGATTTAGTTAaacttaaatgtaaaaaaagattaacacaTACTTTATTGGGCCGGGTTGGcagtttggtgccttgctcactTCTCCTGACCCCAGCTACCAATCCTCACTCCGTACTTAAAAGACCAACGtagtagaattttttttatagataatTGAGTTTGTCATTACCATAAATGTGCCCATGTCATTGCAGAGGGATTTGAAATAGGCACTTATTTACCTTTTTCAACAAAACATATATTGTGATTTGTTTCAAGTCTTCCCGTGTTTATTGCTCAATTGGTGTTGGTAGATTTCAACTGAAATTCAGAATCAGTGAAAATAGGGTGTTTCTTTCACTTCCCTATGTTTTTCCGCTGACATCTCCAGGAAATATACTTTCGATAGGGTCTAGGAATTAAGTagacataaataaaaagacaaaagaatatCATTATAAAATTAACATATACACcagtatatacagtgtatatactgtagatatatatatatatatatatatatatatatatatatatatatatatatatatttgttgtatcAATATTTGTTATATCAATCAGAAAAGGAGATAGTCCCTTATATTTTAATACCCATCTAttcttgtttgttgttttaaaaaaagaaaaaggtaatCCCCTTTAGGTTTCTGTGAAAGTATACACTTTCAGAATGtcatttctgaaaaaaaggaTATCCTGTGTGATGTGTTGGAACATCATTTTCACTTCCCTCTCCATGAGAAATAAAAGAATCTCCCTCAGTCTCTGttgttcacaaaaaaattaaaaaatggacACTGTCATTTTCCTCCTTGGTGAGTTTTCATCCGTTCATTCGTAGCAGCAAATTGTATCATTctgtttaaaatattgttttctacTTTTATTTGTCTCATGCTGGATTGTGTTCCCTTTTCAGTTCTTTCGACACTACCACAGCTTGTAGTAACACAGGGTATGTACCACCTATTCTTCTTATTACATTCTAGATATGGAACACATAACTAAATGGGAACCTTTGTAAGCATACTGTATCAATAGAATCAATCGAGCCACTGAACAGATGGCATTATGTGACTTTAAGttcattaattaacatttataATCTAAACCGTGCAGGTATACAGATTCTTTTTGGGAGGGGGTTATACTTGCCCAGCAAacccatatgtgtgtgtctccttaGCTCCCCATGTGACCTCGTTCAGAGCTGTAGTGGAAATGGTGTCGGGGGATTCAAGAATCTTCTCTGGAGAGGAGGTCCGGCTGACGTGCAGCGTTCCTGATGTCCACAGGTCCTCCTGGACCTACCTGTGGTTCAGGGGATCTAACCAGCTCCTACAGTTTGGGAAGAACCTCACTCTGTGGAAAGCCAAGGTTCAAGACAGTGGGAAATTTTACTGCCAGGGAGTGAGGGACACGGTAATAGGAAACATACACACTCTCCAAAGTCTGCCTTTGGAGATTCACGTGGATGGTAAGATCGTGTTATCAGTATCATTTCATTAGAAATCTCCTTGATTCACATGTGAggccctcttcttcctctttttcctaCTTCTGCTACTCCCGTCAACTCTGAGAACTGGGAACCACTGAactccagctgcttttaaataTTGTATGGCGCCccgttgtgtgtttgtttttagaaaacGTGACCAAATTTTGGTCACATTTAAAAATCTAATATCACTATAAGAGCACATGATGTTATTTTAATGTCACTTTCTTCTCTGTGATCTTTGTTCAGGAGGGTGGGCTATCCTGCAAGTCCCACCTTATCCCGGCCTCGTCGGAGAAACCTTAAAGGTCACATGTCGCGTCCGAGGCACATCCCGACTTCATGAGGTGATTCTGTACAAAGATGGTGTTGAAGTCATGAGACAGAATGGCCTCAGCCCACATTTTTACCTGAATAACTTGACCCTGGAGGACAAAGGAATTTATTCTTGCAGGGCATCGTGGGATGCAGACAGACGTACTCGCTCTGTAATTTCAACTGACGCTTCAGTGCAGGTCTTAGGTGAGTTTACATTCTAAGTTGCAAATGCTGAGTTTGGTGAATTTTCACAAGTTGAATGTATAGTTAGACACATTATTGTCTTTCTTTCCAAAACTTAGAAGAACAATACCACTCTTGTATCTGAGAGCAGCATTGATCTCTTCAAGTAACTCTTCGGCAAGAAAGTGAAGAGCCTTTCCCATAATGTTGAACCATTTGCATAAGATCTTAGcataattcaaataaaataaatgtcaacGTTCTTTTAAACTATTTGGATGTGTCAGTaatgtttcttcttctgtggcTCTATCTCAGAGGTTCTGTCGCAGCCAGTTTTGGAGATTGTGGCGGACCATAACCTGATTCCAGTAAAGAAGCTGAAGCTCATATGCCACGTCCAATACAACAGCCGTGCTCCTGCCCCAGCAAtacacttctttttctacaaGAATAACAACCGACTGGGAACAGCAACCTCTCAGAACTATGATCTGGTCCAACGGACTCCAGGCCAATACAGCTGCAAGGCCAAGGTGCCTGAGTTGGGCATCTCCAAGGGGAGTGAACCTAAAAGCTTTGGACAAGTAACAGGTACGCAGAAGTAAATGTAACCTGCTGTGTGTCCTTGACTCAAAGTTCAAACCTAAAGTGTCAAAATTGCAAATTGCGAAACTTCTGAGGACAACTTGTGTCTGACCCAATAGGACCACAGATGCTGATTCCTCACGCTCATCATACCAGGGACCCATAGATTTTAGCTCCCACAATCTCATCCCCATTGCCCTCCCTGCCTCATGCAGCTGAGCCAACAGCAGCCTGGTCCTCTCCTCACCGATCCACTGCAACTTCCACTTTTATTCAGCCGGCTGAAGTGAGCACCCAATCTACAGATCCTACACTGAGGCCTTCACAGCCAGCCCCAAGCACTCTGCCATCTACAGCACAGTCTCTCACACAAACTTCTATCCCTCTCCCCCTCAATAAGTCTGAGGAATCTGGTGATATGTCTGGAGGATCTGGTGATCTCCAGACACTGACAAGTGGTGACAAGTTGTCAGACATTACAGAAAATACATGATCTTAAATCAGAGTAATAACATGGACCTGCCACATCTTTAGCCATCTGATATCAATCATATGTACACTGTGCTGCCGGTGCACAATTTTGATAAGGTTAATTGTGTAATATTAATTCTACATGTTACCAAGTGCCATCTTTACGATCTCATCTGTACAAAACTAACTGGATCCGTAGGGCTGATAATAATAACTAATGTCATATTGTGCAATCAAATAAAGCATGaatcatacagtatgtactactggattttattttttaatgaactcTTTTTTACAACCCTATTGTACAATATTTGGTAGTCCATTTATTAGCAGTATTGGTAGAATAGCATgggaaatgtatttacattaagAATAATAATACAGTTATATGTCACAGTGATAGTCTCTGGATACTTAACACATACATCATATATTTGTATGTAAGATTTCAATTTATGGTGAATAATGGCATGTTTGCCCTTAGTTACCCTTGTCATGTCGTATATAGTTTTATAGTGAATTTTTTATTGGCTTCTTCTCCCAATTACCTGGGAGGCAATGTATGTGTTTATTCAAGATTTTTCATTGACCAATTTACCAAATGTTTCAGAC comes from Etheostoma spectabile isolate EspeVRDwgs_2016 chromosome 3, UIUC_Espe_1.0, whole genome shotgun sequence and encodes:
- the LOC116672653 gene encoding rab5 GDP/GTP exchange factor; translation: MTSQRRGIHLDQSELLCKKGCGFYGNTGWQGLCSKCWREENQREKQKQIQEDWALAERLQREEEEAYSRHQKAQSQPTITPFSKFEERKTKEKSSKVNTVTKFFTPSTKTPSKKDTPFDTHSSPSPSSSTSRHSSVDSDYATREFIDFLKPLKSGREIFKQCRAFTESMVYKRDMGADELSECVQDFYQNLSDRLHTQFKGSSDQVESVMDEVEKYMMTRLYKDVFCPETTDDERKDLAIQKRIRALHWVTIEMLCVPVDEEIAEVSDSVVKAITDVIEMDSKCVPKEKLACITRCSKHIFNAIKISKKEAASADDFLPTLIYIVLKANPPRLQSNIQYITRFSNPSRLMTGEDGYYFTNLCCAVAFIEKLDGQSLNLSSEEFDLYMSGQASPHWPQSTGASSCSPGSAALSQVHKRLDVLTGLGERQERVMEKARQLESDLIDWTDEVEQKVQSVLESFPAETQNPTATPASGTASAASSAIDSDNVENEHLPPPLQPQVFAG
- the LOC116672685 gene encoding uncharacterized protein LOC116672685 yields the protein MDTVIFLLVLSTLPQLVVTQAPHVTSFRAVVEMVSGDSRIFSGEEVRLTCSVPDVHRSSWTYLWFRGSNQLLQFGKNLTLWKAKVQDSGKFYCQGVRDTVIGNIHTLQSLPLEIHVDGGWAILQVPPYPGLVGETLKVTCRVRGTSRLHEVILYKDGVEVMRQNGLSPHFYLNNLTLEDKGIYSCRASWDADRRTRSVISTDASVQVLEVLSQPVLEIVADHNLIPVKKLKLICHVQYNSRAPAPAIHFFFYKNNNRLGTATSQNYDLVQRTPGQYSCKAKVPELGISKGSEPKSFGQVTGPQMLIPHAHHTRDPLPSLPHAAEPTAAWSSPHRSTATSTFIQPAEVSTQSTDPTLRPSQPAPSTLPSTAQSLTQTSIPLPLNKSEESGDMSGGSGDLQTLTSGDKLSDITENT